The proteins below are encoded in one region of Misgurnus anguillicaudatus chromosome 24, ASM2758022v2, whole genome shotgun sequence:
- the LOC129438912 gene encoding C3a anaphylatoxin chemotactic receptor-like — protein MNFTMRQQENNFSCIKIFEICIFFVILVVGGIGNGLVIFVTGYKMKTTVNSIWFLNLAMADFLFITLLVYRIVFAFDNSIFWDWNKLMNACLTFVCALNLFASVFFLTVISVDRCLCTWFVVWAQNKRTLVKARIICVFVWMLSICCSIPVGIAVYVLKDENLINVYTSLHTYLFIVGFVIPFIIIASSYTAIGVRVKRLKTGKQLRPYRIISVILAFFICWFPYHLYYLCFISSVKYNWSDSAKEKLRTVRPFVDCPIYLNSCLNPILYVFMCDEYKKKLKKSLLLVFEGAFTEEHLGLRSTPLPHNSQCHKILNAQTEKNDHLIIC, from the coding sequence ATGAATTTTACCATGAGGCAGCAGGAGAACAACTTTTCATGCATTAAAATCTTCGAgatatgcatattttttgtcATCTTAGTCGTAGGTGGCATTGGAAATGGACTTGTCATCTTTGTGACCGGCTATAAAATGAAGACGACCGTCAACTCCATTTGGTTTCTCAACTTGGCAATGGCAGACTTCCTTTTTATCACGCTCTTGGTTTACCGAATTGTGTTTGCCTTTGATAATAGTATATTTTGGGACTGGAACAAACTCATGAATGCATGTTTGACTTTTGTTTGTGCACTAAATTTGTTTGCGAGTGTTTTCTTTCTGACAGTTATCAGTGTGGATCGATGTCTGTGCACATGGTTTGTTGTTTGGGCTCAGAACAAGCGAACTTTAGTCAAAGCCAGAATCATCTGTGTATTTGTATGGATGTTATCCATCTGCTGCAGCATCCCTGTTGGCATTGCTGTGTATGTACTTAAAGATGAAAATTTAATCAATGtctatacatctctgcacacataCCTGTTTATTGTGGGATTTGTAATTCCCTTTATAATCATTGCATCTTCATACACAGCTATTGGTGTGCGAGTAAAACGTCTAAAAACAGGAAAGCAGCTTCGGCCTTATCGGATCATATCTGTGATTCTGGCTTTTTTCATATGCTGGTTTCCTTATCATCTTTACTATTTATGTTTCATAAGTTCAGTGAAGTATAACTGGAGTGACAGTGCTAAAGAGAAACTACGTACTGTAAGACCTTTTGTAGATTGTCCGATTTATCTAAACAGTTGTCTGAACCCGATTCTCTATGTGTTCATGTGTGATGAGTATAAGAAGAAACTTAAAAAGTCTCTCCTGCTGGTGTTTGAGGGGGCTTTTACTGAAGAGCATCTGGGTTTGAGATCAACTCCACTTCCTCACAACTCTCAATGTCACAAGATACTAAATGCACAGACAGAAAAAAACGACCATCTAATCATTTGCTGA
- the LOC129438913 gene encoding C3a anaphylatoxin chemotactic receptor-like, with translation MQENNFSSIKVFEICIFFVILVVGVIGNGLVIFVTGYKMKTTVNSIWFLNLAIADFRFIMFLVYDIIVAFDNGIFWDWNKLINACLTFVCALNLFTSIFFLTVISVDQCLCTYFVIWVQNKRTLVKASIICVFVWILSICCSIPVGIDQYVLKDENVINVYTSLHTYLFIVGFFIPFKIIASSYIAIGVQVKHFKTGKQLRPYRIISVLLAFFICWFPHHVHSLCLISAYKYNWSASAIEKIIAADPFVDCLAYLNSCLNPILYVFMCDEYKKKLKKSLLLVFEVAFSEEHLSLRSTPLPHNSQCQQVLRVQTEETTI, from the coding sequence ATGCAAGAGAACAACTTTTCAAGCATTAAAGTCTTTGagatatgtatattttttgtcatctTAGTTGTAGGTGTCATTGGAAATGGACTTGTCATCTTTGTGACCGGCTACAAAATGAAGACGACCGTCAACTCCATTTGGTTTCTCAACTTGGCGATTGCAGACTTCCGTTTTATTATGTTCTTGGTTTACGACATTATTGTTGCCTTTGATAATGGTATATTTTGGGATTGGAACAAACTCATTAATGCATGTTTGACTTTTGTTTGTGCACTGAATTTGTTTACAAGTATTTTCTTTCTGACAGTTATCAGTGTGGATCAATGTCTGTGCACATATTTTGTTATTTGGGTTCAGAACAAACGAACTTTAGTCAAAGCCAGTATCATCTGTGTATTTGTGTGGATTTTATCAATCTGCTGCAGCATCCCTGTTGGCATTGATCAGTATGTACTTAAAGATGAAAATGTCATCAATGtctatacatctctgcacacataCCTGTTCATTGTTGGATTTTTTATTCCCTTTAAAATCATTGCATCTTCATACATAGCTATTGGTGTGCaggtaaaacatttcaaaacaggaaagcagctTCGGCCTTACCGGATCATATCTGTGCTTCTGGCTTTTTTCATATGCTGGTTTCCTCATCATGTACATAGTTTGTGTTTAATAAGTGCATATAAGTATAACTGGAGTGCCAGTGCTATAGAGAAAATCATTGCTGCAGATCCTTTTGTAGACTGTCTGGCTTATCTGAACAGTTGTCTGAACCCCATTCTCTATGTGTTCATGTGTGATGAGTATAAGAAGAAACTTAAAAAGTCTCTCCTGCTGGTGTTTGAAGTGGCTTTTTCTGAAGAGCATCTGAGTTTAAGATCAACTCCACTTCCTCACAACTCTCAATGTCAGCAGGTACTACGTGTACAGACAGAAGAAACAACCATCTGA